A DNA window from Pongo abelii isolate AG06213 chromosome 2, NHGRI_mPonAbe1-v2.0_pri, whole genome shotgun sequence contains the following coding sequences:
- the LOC100446304 gene encoding uncharacterized protein C3orf36 — translation MQAETILEGLEAGLPQAVSSGLSLVPAPGLVITCRSAHSGPGGMALEPPPTRLRKAFLAQSTLLESTLEGAPEWAAPHPEEQRRSPPAYSQHTPPLPSTPMGPPPCSPGGNHPLCALSGRGGGRCSIPSLSSSSTFSLFSSGCWNPSVKLRVRKSQSQGRAGQLI, via the coding sequence ATGCAggctgagaccatcctggagGGTCTTGAGGCTGGCTTACCCCAGGCTGTGAGTAGTGGGCTCAGCCTAGTCCCGGCTCCTGGGTTAGTGATCACGTGCCGCTCTGCCCACTCAGGGCCTGGAGGAATGGCCTTAGAGCCCCCACCAACCAGGCTCAGGAAGGCATTCCTAGCTCAGAGTACCCTCCTGGAGTCTACACTGGAAGGGGCTCCTGAGTGGGCCGCGCCACACCCCGAGGAGCAGAGGCGCAGTCCTCCCGCGTACTCCCAGCACACTCCACCCCTGCCCAGCACACCCATGGGGCCCCCACCTTGCTCACCTGGGGGGAACCACCCACTCTGCGCCCTCTCAGGGAGAGGTggtggccgctgctctatcccctccctctcttcctcttccaccttctctctcttctcatctGGGTGCTGGAACCCAAGCGTGAAACTGAGAGTCAGAAAGTCTCAGTCTCAAGGCAGAGCGGGGCAACTAATTTAA